In the Rhodothermales bacterium genome, GCGCCTCGTCACCGGGTTCGGTATCGGGTTCGGTGCCCGACGTCTCGCGTCCGGCCTGCACGGCAGCGCGGGCGGCGGTGCGGGCGGCGGGCGTCTTCACGGTGAGCACGGGGCACGGCGCGGTGCGGACCACGGCCTCGGCGATGCTCCCCATCACGAGGTGCTCGAAGCCGCGCAGCCCCTTCGTTCCGAGGACGATCAGACCCGACCGCAGCCGCTCGGCCGTCTCGCCGATGACGCGGGACGGGAAGCCCGGCACGACCTCCACCGTCCCGAGGCGCTCGGGCTCGCCTCCCGCCTCGGTGTAGAGCTCGCGCAGGGAATCGCCGAGACTGCGCACCAGCCCCGGCTCCACTTGGTACACGGGCTGAAGCGTGTAGCCGCCACCGACGGGCCGGAACGGCTCCTCGACGACGTGGAGGAGGTCGACGTGGGCGTCGAACGCATCGGCGAGGCGGAGCGCCTGCCGGAGCGCCTCGTCTGCGGTGTCGGAGAAGTCGACGGCGACGAGGATCGCGCCGCCGTGGAGCGCCGGGAGCGCCGCGTCGTCGGTGCCAGGCCGGACGGTGAGCACGGGGCACGGGGCGAGCTGGACGACCTCGCGGGCCGTGCTGCCGAGGAGGAGGCGAGAGAGCCCCCGCCGCCCGTGCGTCCCCATCGCAATGAGGCCCACGTCGTGGCTCTCGGCATAGCGGAGGATGGCGGCGGCCGGCGCGATGTCGCGCGTCAGCACCGTCTCGATGGGGACCGGCGCCTCCTCGCCGAGGTCGGCGAGGCGCTGGCGGACGTTCGCGCCGTGATGGACGCTGCCGAAGAGGGAGTCCACGTAGAGCAGATGGAGCGCGTCGGCGTGGCGGGCGAGTTCGAAGGCGAGCGGACGGGCGGCCTCAGCGCAGGCCGAGAAGTCCGTCGGATAGAGGACTGTGTGGAAGATCGACATGGCAGCGGGGGTTTAGAGGCGGTCTATGAAGTCGAGAAGCGGTCCCCCTCCTGGACAGGAGGGGCTAGGGGTGGTCGATTCGGACGACGGAAGCGTTCCTCGTCTACCCCCTCCCCCTGTCCAGGGGGAGGACTTCCCAAAGGGCACCTGGGCATCTTCATAAACACACTCTCAGAGGCGGAGGGGGTCGGCGTGCGCGCCGCTCGGCATCGGGCGGCTCGGCCGCGGGCGGCTAGCGGAGTTCGATGATCTCCCGCGTCCCGTCGCGGCGCACCACCTCGAAGCGGTCGAGGTGCTCGCCGTCCTCGTCGACGTAGATCGCCTCCGGGTGCCCGATCAAGTGATCGAGGCCGGGGACGGTCACTTCGAGGAGGTCGTCTTTGGCGTCGTAGGTGAGGCCCTGGAGCGGGAGCCAGCTCGTCTGGGGCTGGGCGCCGTCGTCCGCGGAGAAGATGCGGATCTCGGCGTAGTCGATGCGGCCGGTGTCGGACTTCACGCTGGAGAAGGCGTCGAAGTACGAGCTCCAGTCGGCGCGGGGCAGCGTTCGGATAGCCATGGCAGCGTCTGGAAAGAGTCGGGAGGAACGGAGGGCGGGGTAGCCTACGAGAAGGTCCCCATTCCAGCGCGGCGCGTTCGCCAGACGGATGCGCCCGCCGCTGCCGGGGCAGCACCGATCCGGGTACGGGGCCGGACCCTACTTCGACTCGTCGCCGCCCGTCGAAGCGAGCGCCGCGCCGTCCAGCGGGGCGAGGAGGAGGAGTGCGAGGAGCGCGGCCCGCTCCCCCATCCGCTCCACCTCGACGTATTCGTGCGCCGCGTGCGCCCCGTCGCCCACGGCACCGAGGCCGTCGAGCGTCGCCGTGAACTGGCTCGTCGTGTTGCCGTCGGAGCCGCCGCCGGCCGTGCCCTCGGCGAGGTCGAGCCCGAGGAGGCGGGCCGCCTCCCGCGCCTGCTTCCAGAGCCGCCGGTTGCGCGACGTCGGTTCGAGCGGCGGCCGGACGATCGCGCCGGTGATCTCGACCGACGCCCCCGGCGTCACGGCGTCGATGCCGAAGATGGCGCGCTCGATGCGCCGCGCGTGATCGTGCGAAGGCACGCGAACATCGACCACGGCCCGCGCCTCGGGCGCGACGACGTTCGCCCGCTG is a window encoding:
- a CDS encoding DUF5335 family protein; this translates as MAIRTLPRADWSSYFDAFSSVKSDTGRIDYAEIRIFSADDGAQPQTSWLPLQGLTYDAKDDLLEVTVPGLDHLIGHPEAIYVDEDGEHLDRFEVVRRDGTREIIELR
- a CDS encoding universal stress protein, which produces MSIFHTVLYPTDFSACAEAARPLAFELARHADALHLLYVDSLFGSVHHGANVRQRLADLGEEAPVPIETVLTRDIAPAAAILRYAESHDVGLIAMGTHGRRGLSRLLLGSTAREVVQLAPCPVLTVRPGTDDAALPALHGGAILVAVDFSDTADEALRQALRLADAFDAHVDLLHVVEEPFRPVGGGYTLQPVYQVEPGLVRSLGDSLRELYTEAGGEPERLGTVEVVPGFPSRVIGETAERLRSGLIVLGTKGLRGFEHLVMGSIAEAVVRTAPCPVLTVKTPAARTAARAAVQAGRETSGTEPDTEPGDEAPGLRSLLAL